A genomic window from Martelella lutilitoris includes:
- the upp gene encoding uracil phosphoribosyltransferase has product MDGVTVIDHPLVQHKLTKMRQKDTSTAGFRRLLREISTLLCYEVTRDLELTMETIETPLTTMEAPVLEGKKLVFASILRAGNGLLEGMLDLVPSARVSHIGVYRDHETLEAIEYFFKAPEDIGERLVIVVDPMLATGNSSIAAIDRLKERGVSNIRFLCLLAAPEGIEHFRNSHPDVPVYTAAIDSHLNEKGYIVPGLGDAGDRMYGTK; this is encoded by the coding sequence ATGGACGGCGTAACGGTCATCGACCACCCCCTGGTTCAACACAAGCTGACGAAGATGCGTCAGAAGGACACGTCCACGGCCGGCTTCCGTCGGCTGCTCCGCGAGATTTCGACGCTGCTCTGCTATGAGGTGACGCGCGATCTCGAACTCACCATGGAGACGATCGAGACGCCGCTGACGACGATGGAAGCGCCGGTTCTGGAAGGCAAGAAGCTGGTCTTCGCCTCCATCCTGCGCGCCGGCAACGGCCTGCTTGAGGGCATGCTCGACCTCGTGCCCTCGGCCCGCGTCTCCCATATCGGCGTCTACCGCGATCACGAGACGCTGGAAGCGATCGAGTATTTCTTCAAGGCGCCGGAAGATATCGGCGAGCGGCTGGTGATCGTCGTCGATCCGATGCTGGCGACGGGCAATTCGTCGATCGCCGCCATCGACCGGCTGAAGGAGCGCGGCGTTTCCAATATCCGCTTCCTTTGCCTCCTGGCCGCGCCCGAGGGGATCGAGCATTTCCGCAACAGCCATCCGGACGTGCCGGTCTACACCGCCGCCATCGACAGCCATCTGAACGAGAAGGGCTATATCGTGCCGGGTCTCGGCGATGCCGGCGACCGGATGTACGGCACCAAGTAA
- a CDS encoding aldo/keto reductase gives MHMRRLGRTDIDIAPVVFGGNVFGWTADEQTSFALLDRFVGAGFNAIDTADVYSAWAEGNKGGESETIIGNWLKRGGVKREDVVIITKVGSEMGPGKKGLKEDWIMQAVEDSLRRLQTDYLDVYLAHWPDPETEYEETITAFTKLREQGKVRAIGASNLDAAQLEEALRVAEHTGRARYDVLQPEYNLYARSGFEGALAELCVEHDIGVITYFSLASGFLTGKYKSADDTAGSARGGGVAKYFDDRGKRILKALETVSADTGEHPAAIALAWLMTRRGVTAPIASASRLEQMDTLLRAPEIELSQEALQLLQEAGE, from the coding sequence ATGCACATGCGAAGACTTGGCAGAACGGATATCGACATCGCACCTGTCGTCTTCGGCGGCAACGTGTTCGGCTGGACGGCGGATGAACAGACCTCCTTCGCGCTGCTGGACCGCTTCGTCGGCGCCGGCTTCAATGCCATCGACACGGCCGATGTCTATTCCGCATGGGCCGAGGGCAACAAGGGCGGCGAGTCCGAGACAATCATCGGCAATTGGCTGAAGCGCGGCGGCGTGAAGCGCGAGGATGTCGTCATCATTACCAAGGTCGGCTCGGAGATGGGCCCCGGCAAGAAGGGGCTGAAGGAAGACTGGATCATGCAGGCCGTCGAAGATTCGCTCCGCCGGCTGCAGACCGACTATCTCGACGTCTACCTCGCGCACTGGCCGGACCCCGAGACCGAGTATGAGGAGACGATCACGGCCTTCACCAAGCTGCGGGAGCAAGGCAAGGTCCGCGCCATCGGCGCGTCGAACCTTGACGCGGCGCAGCTTGAGGAAGCGCTGAGGGTCGCCGAACATACCGGCCGGGCGCGCTATGACGTGCTGCAGCCGGAATATAACCTCTATGCCCGCTCCGGCTTCGAGGGCGCGCTGGCGGAACTCTGCGTCGAGCACGATATCGGCGTGATCACCTATTTCAGCCTCGCATCCGGCTTTCTCACCGGCAAGTACAAATCCGCCGACGACACTGCGGGCAGCGCGCGCGGCGGCGGTGTGGCGAAGTATTTCGACGATCGCGGAAAGCGGATACTCAAGGCGCTGGAGACGGTTTCCGCCGATACCGGCGAGCATCCGGCGGCGATCGCGCTGGCCTGGCTGATGACCCGGCGCGGCGTCACCGCGCCGATCGCCAGCGCCTCGCGGCTCGAGCAGATGGACACGCTCCTGCGCGCGCCGGAGATCGAGCTTTCGCAAGAGGCGTTGCAGCTGCTTCAGGAAGCCGGCGAATGA
- a CDS encoding GNAT family N-acetyltransferase, which produces MSSITIRTAVAADKPGWLDLWQGYLTFYGSAIGPEVTETTWSRITDPIVPVFTRLAIFGDKPVGFATCILHPRTWAIEPACYLEDLFVDETMRGRGIGRRLIDDLIAMGKRDGWTNLYWHTNSDNETARRLYDRYDKADDFVRYRLPLKG; this is translated from the coding sequence ATGAGCAGCATAACCATCCGTACGGCAGTGGCCGCGGACAAGCCGGGCTGGCTTGACCTCTGGCAGGGTTACCTGACCTTCTATGGCAGCGCGATCGGTCCGGAAGTGACAGAAACCACATGGTCGCGCATTACAGACCCGATCGTTCCCGTTTTCACCCGGCTCGCAATTTTCGGTGACAAGCCGGTCGGCTTTGCCACCTGCATTCTCCATCCGCGCACATGGGCGATTGAGCCCGCCTGCTATCTGGAGGACCTGTTCGTGGATGAAACCATGCGCGGGCGCGGCATCGGCAGACGGCTGATCGATGACCTGATCGCGATGGGCAAGCGCGATGGCTGGACCAACCTCTACTGGCACACCAATTCCGACAACGAGACGGCGCGCAGGCTCTACGACCGCTATGACAAGGCCGACGATTTCGTACGATACCGCCTGCCACTGAAGGGATGA